The Coccidioides posadasii str. Silveira chromosome 2, complete sequence genomic interval CCATCCGGATATCCTTGAGGTTGGAATCGTCGCTGTGGCGGATTCCCACTGGGGAGAACGCCCCAAGGCATTCATCACCGTCCAGCCCGGCAAAACACTCAAAGGCGAAGATGTGATCGAATGGGCGAAACAAACCAGCGGCATCAGCCGGTTCATGGTTCCCAGGGAAGTCGAGGTTCTCGCTGAGCTGCCCAAGACAAGCACAGGGAAAGTCAAGAAGAATGTGCTCCGCGAGTGGGCCAAGGGGGCCGACCGTACTCTGGTAAGATAGACCGGAAACAGCTTGGCTATATTACTGCTATTCGTTGAATGCTTGACGGCGACAAGTCTATGTATACCCACTGTGCACGTTCGTCTGTTGTTTACTAAAGGCTGGGTTTTGTTTTGGCACAATATACCATGTATGCTATAAACAATATTTTATAGGTCACAGCAATGATGAATCTAGATGTGTTTTGAATATCAACTTGGCCAGAAATGAGTTGTGGTTGAAAGATCAAAACAGCCATCACATGCACCTGCAGCATGCCAGGCGATAGTTAAATGGCAGATGGGGCAGACCAGCGAGGGGAGTGACATCAAAGAATCTCCCCCACATGACAGCCCAGGAACATCACCCGTCATGCTGAGCACCATCACTATCCTCACCTCTCGCTTGGACTCTCTTGAATACTGTGAAATTGTCTGCTTGTCTTCGATTGCTTGAGATGGTATTTTGGCCTGCTAGGGCCCTGCATCCCAAGCCCAGTTTGCCCACATAGCTAGTTACGTATTTGACCAGGCGATGCGCTGCAGGTGCCGCCGCCTCTTGCGCTGGACCGGACCTTTGAAAATATGAAACGCGCTTGAAATCCAACCACCTTCGCAGGCATCCCATTCGATGCAGCACGCTATCCTCGCGCTCCGTCATTGCTGATAGCTTATTCGCGTCTTTCCTTCCGCCGCAAATCCTCCAGCCATCTCTCCGGGCGCTTCCCTCCCTGACTGTACGACCCCAGCCGCGCTTGACACGCCCTGTCGTCACAAAAGGCTCGAGACGGCGCCTACCTTTCTACACCGAGCTCACGGACAGCACTCGTTATACAACCGCCACCCGAAGCAAGCTTTTTGCTGCTAACACCGTCTTTCTGTCACGCCCCCAGCGATTCCTTCGCCCATCGTGAAACCGGCCGCTTCAGAGTCCTCTTCGTACTATACCTACGATCTATCTTTGAATATAAGGGGAGAGAATACAgtcttttttgtttcctgCATCGCCAACATCTCGCGTCTATGAGAATGTTTCGTTCACGGGGTCACTTGCGGCAATCTCTCGGGGCGGCTTCTGAATCCTCCTCGTCCACCTCACCCGAAAGAGTTATCGACGATGACACGGACTTCTTTAACCAGCCCAATGATTCACAATCGTCAGTCGGAGTAGGAACCCTACGGGACCTTCGGGTGGATGCCGGCCAGGATATCGTTCTACCACCTATCTCTCGGCTGCCTCCGGAGCTCTTGATCGCGATCTTTGCGAAGCTCAACTCTCCTACGGACATGCTGAATTGCATGATGGTTTGCCAAAAATGGGCAACGAATTGCGTGGCAATCCTCTGGCATCGACCGTCGTGTAATACTTGGGAGAACCTAAAAAGAGTGGCGGGCGCCATCACTACTCAGGGCAGCTATTTTCCGTACTATGATATGGTGAAGCGGTTGAATCTCTCGTCCCTGAGCACCAGGGTCAATGATGGAACGATTATCTCGTTTGCCCAGTGCAAACGAATTGAGAGATTGACGTTGACCAACTGCTCGATGTTGACGGATACTGGAGTCTCCGATCTCGTTGACGGGAACGGCCATCTTCAGGCGCTCGACGTGTCCGAACTCAAGAGCCTTACGGACCACACTCTGTTTATCGTTGCTAGGAACTGTCCCCGGCTGCAAGGGCTGAACATAACTGGCTGTGTCAAAATTACTGACGATGCATTGGTGGCTCTTGCAGAAAATTGCCGTCAGCTCAAAAGAGTGAGTCCTACCTATTGTCTTCGAGAGTCACGACCTTTAAAGCGGCCAAATACTGACCCTGCTCTAGTTAAAACTTAACGGCGTTATGCAAGTCACCGATCGAGCGATTCGAGCGTTCGCGGATAATTGCCCCTCCATACTTGAAATTGATCTGCATGGTTGTCGTCTCATCACGAACTTTACCGTGACAAACCTACTCTGTACACTTCGGTTCCTCCGTGAGTTGCGTCTCGCGCATTGCGCGGATATTACCGAGCAGGCCTTTCTCGATTTGCCAGAAGGAATAATCTTCGACAGCCTTCGAATCCTAGATTTGACAGCTTGCGAGAACGTGAGAGATGACGCAGTGGAAAGGATTATCAATTCATCCCCGAGATTAAGAAATCTAGTTCTCGCAAAGTGCAGATTTATCACCGACCGCTCGGTTCAGGCCATATGCAAGTTGGGCAGGAATATACATTATGTCCACTTGGGACATTGTTCGAACATCACCGATAATGCAGTGATACAGCTAGTCAAGTCATGTAACCGAATCCGGTACATAGATTTAGCTTGCTGCAACAGATTAACCGACGCCAGCGTGCAACAACTAGCAACGCTGCCAAAGCTGCGGAGAATAGGCCTGGTTAAATGCCAAGCGATCACAGATCGCAGTATCCTGGCTTTAGCGAAACCACGGATCCCACAACACCCATTGGTCAGCTCCCTAGAACGGGTGCATCTAAGCTATTGCGTCAACTTGAGCACATATGTAAGTTTTATTGCTTTGAAGGCATATGAACTCGGCTGGGCTAACTCCAGTTGCAGGGTATTCATCAACTACTCAACCATTGCCCACGACTTACCCACCTCAGCCTAACAGGCGTCCATGCTTTTCTGCGAGAAGAACTGACTGCTTTCTGCCGTGAAGCACCTCCAGAATTCACACCACAACAACGGGAGGTATTCTGTGTTTTCAGTGGCGCAGGGGTTAGCCAGTTGAGGGACTTCCTCAACCAAGCTGCGATCGCTTATCATCGTGAACTTGAGGAGGGAACCATGTTTAACGACACTGATGAActcgatgaagatgagggCCAGGTAACAGGTCTTATGAACGCCACAGGCCTTAATGACGATAACGATGGAACACCGGATGGTGGTACGG includes:
- the GRR1 gene encoding SCF ubiquitin ligase complex subunit (EggNog:ENOG410QEH4~COG:S~BUSCO:3762at33183); protein product: MRMFRSRGHLRQSLGAASESSSSTSPERVIDDDTDFFNQPNDSQSSVGVGTLRDLRVDAGQDIVLPPISRLPPELLIAIFAKLNSPTDMLNCMMVCQKWATNCVAILWHRPSCNTWENLKRVAGAITTQGSYFPYYDMVKRLNLSSLSTRVNDGTIISFAQCKRIERLTLTNCSMLTDTGVSDLVDGNGHLQALDVSELKSLTDHTLFIVARNCPRLQGLNITGCVKITDDALVALAENCRQLKRLKLNGVMQVTDRAIRAFADNCPSILEIDLHGCRLITNFTVTNLLCTLRFLRELRLAHCADITEQAFLDLPEGIIFDSLRILDLTACENVRDDAVERIINSSPRLRNLVLAKCRFITDRSVQAICKLGRNIHYVHLGHCSNITDNAVIQLVKSCNRIRYIDLACCNRLTDASVQQLATLPKLRRIGLVKCQAITDRSILALAKPRIPQHPLVSSLERVHLSYCVNLSTYGIHQLLNHCPRLTHLSLTGVHAFLREELTAFCREAPPEFTPQQREVFCVFSGAGVSQLRDFLNQAAIAYHRELEEGTMFNDTDELDEDEGQVTGLMNATGLNDDNDGTPDGGTAPVQS